One part of the Glycine max cultivar Williams 82 chromosome 14, Glycine_max_v4.0, whole genome shotgun sequence genome encodes these proteins:
- the LOC102667590 gene encoding transmembrane E3 ubiquitin-protein ligase FLY1 isoform X2: MVAAERLKLFCVRGRGGLRILLWVAFWWCVILLLVNPVAGLRPLRERTGSWNDEGLFTRKEESNLGPFSQWNITGTYKEHNKGKGTEHNDQIHMIRCRCRKVHSV, from the exons ATGGTTGCCGCTGAAAGATTGAAGCTTTTTTGTGTAAGAGGAAGAGGGGGGCTTAGAATTTTGTTGTGGGTTGCATTTTGGTGGTGCGTGATTCTACTGTTGGTTAATCCAGTGGCAGGTCTCAGACCCTTGAGAGAAAGGACTGGGTCTTGGAATGATGAG GGGCTATTTACAAGAAAGGAGGAGAGCAACTTAGGTCCATTTTCACAATGGAACATAACAGGAACTTACAAAG AGCATAACAAAGGCAAAGGGACAGAGCATAATGATCAAATACATATGATCAGATGCAGATGCAGAAAA GTTCATAGTGTATAG
- the LOC102667590 gene encoding transmembrane E3 ubiquitin-protein ligase FLY1 isoform X1, producing MVAAERLKLFCVRGRGGLRILLWVAFWWCVILLLVNPVAGLRPLRERTGSWNDEGLFTRKEESNLGPFSQWNITGTYKEHNKGKGTEHNDQIHMIRCRCRKVSINCS from the exons ATGGTTGCCGCTGAAAGATTGAAGCTTTTTTGTGTAAGAGGAAGAGGGGGGCTTAGAATTTTGTTGTGGGTTGCATTTTGGTGGTGCGTGATTCTACTGTTGGTTAATCCAGTGGCAGGTCTCAGACCCTTGAGAGAAAGGACTGGGTCTTGGAATGATGAG GGGCTATTTACAAGAAAGGAGGAGAGCAACTTAGGTCCATTTTCACAATGGAACATAACAGGAACTTACAAAG AGCATAACAAAGGCAAAGGGACAGAGCATAATGATCAAATACATATGATCAGATGCAGATGCAGAAAAGTGAGTATAAATT GTTCATAG